A genomic segment from Bacillus rossius redtenbacheri isolate Brsri chromosome 5, Brsri_v3, whole genome shotgun sequence encodes:
- the LOC134532331 gene encoding collagen, type I, alpha 1a-like, which translates to MATRVQAGCPGDTQLGLSCGAAIHRSACEAGSVRAAVLRVASAESGLQSMGPVARHLAISPPRHLATSPPRHLATLPPHHLATSPPRHLTTSQPCHLTTSYHRLATSPPRQLTTSPPRHLATTPPRHHATSPPRHHATSSPHHPATSRYHHLANSPPRHLVTSPSRHHTTSPPRHFATKPHTHLATSPPHHIATPPPHHLATSRYHHLAKTPPRHLATTPPHHLATSPPRHNATSPPNHIPTSPHHHLTTSPPRHLTTSPPPDTTTSPKHHHATSPPRHLATSLRVVMCEADCSVVAQFLGQSGGGGLCPAAGCIDPRPLVLGAWGQSLEPGRDPGEAGGGSLEAAGCAPPPAVSTLAPLVLGAWGQSLEPGRDPGEAGGGSLEAAGRAPPPAVSTLAPLVLGAWGQSLEPGRDPGEAGGGSLEAAGRAPPPAVSTLAPLVLGAWGQSLEPGRDPGEAGGGSLEAAGCAPPPTSLEPGRDPGEAGGGSLEAAGCAPPPAVSTLAPLFLGAWGQSLEPGRDPGEAGGGSLEAAGCAPPPAVSTLAPLVLGAWGQSLEPGRDPGEAGGGSLEAAGCAPPPAVSTLPPGPGGVGAEPGARARSRRGRGRQSGGGGLCPAAGCIDPRPPGPGGVGAEPGARARPRRGRGRQSGGGGLCPAAGCIDPPPWSWGRGGRAWSQGEIQERPGAAVWRRRVVPRRRLYRPSPPWSWGRGGRAWRQGETQERPGAAVWRRRVVPRCRLYRPSPLVLGAWGQSLEPGRDPGEAGGGSLEAAGCAPPPAVSTLAPLVLGAWGQSLEPGRDPGEAGGGSLEAAGRAPPPLYRPAPLVLGAWGQSLEPGRDPGEAGGGSLEAAGCAPPPAVSTLAPHFLGAWGQSLEPGRDPGEAGGGSLEAAGRAPPPLYRPAPLVLGAWGQSLEPGRDPGEAGGGSLEAAGCAPPPAVSTLAPLVLGAWGQSLEPGRDPGEAGGGSLEAAGCAPPPAVSTLPPGPGGVGAEPGARARPRRGRGRQSGGGGLCPAAGCIDPPPWSWGRGGRARARQFSGPTINTPTDLHPRRA; encoded by the exons ATGGCAACGCGGGTCCAGGCAGGTTGCCCGGGCGACACACAGCTGGGCCTGAGCTGCGGCGCGGCCATTCACAGGAGCGCCTGTGAGGCAGGCAGCGTGCGCGCCGCTGTGCTGCGTGTGGCATCGGCCGAGAGCGGGCTCCAGAGCATGGGGCCAGTGGCTCGCCACCTCGCCATAtcaccacctcgccacctcgccacctcgccacctcgccacctcgcaaCCTTGCCACCTcatcacctcgccacctcgccacctcgccacctcacCACCTCGCAACCTTGCCACCTCACCACCTC ATACCACCGCCTCGCCACCTCACCACCTCGCCAACtcaccacctcgccacctcgccatcTCGCCACCACACCACCTCGCCACCACGCCACTTCGCCACCTCGCCACCACGCCACCTCGTCACCTCACCACCCCGCCACCTCGAGATACCACCACCTCGCCAACtcaccacctcgccacctcgtcacctcgccatCTCGCCACCACACCACCTCGCCACCACGCCACTTCGCCACCAAACCACATACCCACCTCGCCACATCACCACCTCACCACATCGCCACCCCGCCACCTCACCACCTCGCCACCTCCAGATACCACCACCTCGCCAAAACACCACCTCGCCATCTCGCCACCACACCACCtcaccacctcgccacctcgccacctcgccacaacgccacctcgccaccaaACCACATACCCACCTCGCCACATCACCACCTCACCACATCGCCACCCCGCCACCTCACCACCTCGCCACCTCCAGATACCACCACCTCGCCAAAACACCAccacgccacctcgccacctcgccacctcgccacctcgctcCGTGTAGTAATGTGCGAGGCCGACTGCAGCGTGGTGGCGCAGTTCCTGGGTCAA TCTGGAGGCGGCGGGTTGTGCCCCGCCGCCGGCTGTATCGACCCTCGCCCCCTGGTCCTGGGGGCGTGGGGGCAGAGCCTGGAGCCAGGGCGAGACCCAGGAGAGGCCGGGGGCGGCAGTCTGGAGGCGGCGGGTTGTGCCCCGCCGCCGGCTGTATCGACCCTCGCCCCCCTGGTCCTGGGGGCGTGGGGGCAGAGCCTGGAGCCAGGGCGAGACCCAGGAGAGGCCGGGGGCGGCAGTCTGGAGGCGGCGGGTCGTGCCCCGCCGCCGGCTGTATCGACCCTCGCCCCCCTGGTCCTGGGGGCGTGGGGGCAGAGCCTGGAGCCAGGGCGAGACCCAGGAGAGGCCGGGGGCGGCAGTCTGGAGGCGGCGGGTCGTGCCCCACCGCCGGCTGTATCGACCCTCGCCCCCCTGGTCCTGGGGGCGTGGGGGCAGAGCCTGGAGCCAGGGCGAGACCCAGGAGAGGCCGGGGGCGGCAGTCTGGAGGCGGCGGGTTGTGCCCCGCCGCCGACT AGCCTGGAGCCAGGGCGAGATCCAGGAGAGGCCGGGGGCGGCAGTCTGGAGGCGGCGGGTTGTGCCCCGCCGCCGGCTGTATCGACCCTCGCCCCCCTGTTCCTGGGGGCGTGGGGGCAGAGCCTGGAGCCAGGGCGAGACCCAGGAGAGGCCGGGGGCGGCAGTCTGGAGGCGGCGGGTTGTGCCCCGCCGCCGGCTGTATCGACCCTCGCCCCCCTGGTCCTGGGGGCGTGGGGGCAGAGCCTGGAGCCAGGGCGAGACCCAGGAGAGGCCGGGGGCGGCAGTCTGGAGGCGGCGGGTTGTGCCCCGCCGCCGGCTGTATCGACCCTCCCCCCTGGTCCTGGGGGCGTGGGGGCAGAGCCTGGAGCCAGGGCGAGATCCAGGAGAGGCCGGGGGCGGCAGTCTGGAGGCGGCGGGTTGTGCCCCGCCGCCGGCTGTATTGACCCTCGCCCCCCTGGTCCTGGGGGCGTGGGGGCAGAGCCTGGAGCCAGGGCGAGACCCAGGAGAGGCCGGGGGCGGCAGTCTGGAGGCGGCGGGTTGTGCCCCGCCGCCGGCTGTATCGACCCTCCCCCCTGGTCCTGGGGGCGTGGGGGCAGAGCCTGGAGCCAGGGCGAGATCCAGGAGAGGCCGGGGGCGGCAGTCTGGAGGCGGCGGGTTGTGCCCCGCCGCCGGCTGTATCGACCCTCGCCCCCCTGGTCCTGGGGGCGTGGGGGCAGAGCCTGGAGGCAGGGCGAGACCCAGGAGAGGCCGGGGGCGGCAGTCTGGAGGCGGCGGGTTGTGCCCCGCTGCCGGCTGTATCGACCCTCCCCCCTGGTCCTGGGGGCGTGGGGGCAGAGCCTGGAGCCAGGGCGAGATCCAGGAGAGGCCGGGGGCGGCAGTCTGGAGGCGGCGGGTTGTGCCCCGCCGCCGGCTGTATCGACCCTCGCCCCCCTGGTCCTGGGGGCGTGGGGGCAGAGCCTGGAGCCAGGGCGAGACCCAGGAGAGGCCGGGGGCGGCAGTCTGGAGGCGGCGGGTCGTGCCCCACCGCCGCTGTATCGACCCGCCCCCCTGGTCCTGGGGGCGTGGGGGCAGAGCCTGGAGCCAGGGCGAGATCCAGGAGAGGCCGGGGGCGGCAGTCTGGAGGCGGCGGGTTGTGCCCCGCCGCCGGCTGTATCGACCCTCGCCCCCCATTTCCTGGGGGCGTGGGGGCAGAGCCTGGAGCCAGGGCGAGACCCAGGAGAGGCCGGGGGCGGCAGTCTGGAGGCGGCGGGTCGTGCCCCACCGCCGCTGTATCGACCCGCCCCCCTGGTCCTGGGGGCGTGGGGGCAGAGCCTGGAGCCAGGGCGAGATCCAGGAGAGGCCGGGGGCGGCAGTCTGGAGGCGGCGGGTTGTGCCCCGCCGCCGGCTGTATCGACCCTCGCCCCCCTGGTCCTGGGGGCGTGGGGGCAGAGCCTGGAGCCAGGGCGAGACCCAGGAGAGGCCGGGGGCGGCAGTCTGGAGGCGGCGGGTTGTGCCCCGCCGCCGGCTGTATCGACCCTCCCCCCTGGTCCTGGGGGCGTGGGGGCAGAGCCTGGAGCCAGGGCGAGACCCAGGAGAGGCCGGGGGCGGCAGTCTGGAGGCGGCGGGTTGTGCCCCGCCGCCGGCTGTATCGACCCGCCCCCCTGGTCCTGGGGGCGTGGGGGCAGAGCTCGCGCGCGGCAGTTCAGCGGCCCGACAATCAATACACCCACTGACCTCCATCCGCGGCGCGCGTAG